A window of Candidatus Zixiibacteriota bacterium genomic DNA:
GATCCGGACCGCCCTCGTGGATGAGTTTGAGTGCGTCTCGATAGCCACGGACTTCTTCTTCGTTGCGATCGCGGAGCGCCGCTTTGCCGAGCACGACAGTGGCGGCGCGGGCCCGATCTATGGTGACACCTTCGATTCGGTTGGAGGAAACGGCGCTTTCGATCAGAGCGTGCTCCCTCAACACCTTGAGTTTTTGGGGCGACTGCCGGGTGAACAACTCCTGCCGTCCCCGCGCCTCTCCAAGTTCGGAGAGATACATCGCGGTTACAGTCGGAAGTGTCGCCGGAGCGTTCGCGAGAAACTGAAGTGTCTTCATTGGGTTTAAATCTCGAATTCAGCCGGAGGCAGTAATCTACTGGTTGCGCATTAGCGCATCCATTAGCGCTACGTAATGAAGTATGATGTTACACAACGCCTTAGTCCACCCATATCACTTTCTGATCCCCTGAAATCCAATCCCTCTTGACAACTGAACATTTGTTCAGTATCGTCCGTATAGCTTATCTGGACGGGGTGCCGTCTTCGCAGAATACGTCAGGCATCAGATGGAATCGAATCGCACCCAAAAGGAGTCAGCTATGGCCCCCATTGCCATTGGCGCTGTCCAATTTTCCGCCCCGCCGCCTGTCCGGACGATCACGCGTCCGTTGTGTCCGTGCGGCACCCTGCTGCTGTCGACGTCGGCCCAGTGGCTGTGTTCGCATTGCGGACGCGCCTTTTGCCGCGAGTGCGGCGGGACCATTGCGCGCAGCGGCGGCTGCGATGTCTGCACCGTCTGCGGCGCCGGAAGCTGCGGGTGAGGTTCAGGAGAAAATCAATGTCTGCCCGCCAATCACACTTTCCCTCACCCCTAAACCCCTCTCCCACAGGGAGAGGGGAAAAAAATCCACACCTCTCCCTGTGGGAGAGGTCGATTCGTTCCGCGTCAGCGGAACGAAGCGAGTGAGGGAAACCCCCGGGGCAGGAAGACCATCCACATCATGAATAACAAACCACCAATCCATTCGACGATCCTGGCTCGCGCACGCCGCCTGCGCCGCGAACAAACGGCGCCCGAACGCGCACTGTGGGCACGGCTGCGAGGCCATCGTCTCGGCAGTTTGAAATTCCGCCGTCAACACCCAATCGGACTGTTCATCGCCGACTTTGCATGCATCAAACACCGGCTGGTGGTTGAAATCGACGGCTCCACTCATTTGGCCAATACCGAATACGACACCTTGCGCACACGATGGCTCTCCGGCCGCAGGTGGCGCGTTCTGCGTTTCACCAATCGCCAGGTCATCCGCAACATGGATGGGGTGCTGGAGGTCATTCGTGCGGCATGCGGCCGATCACCGGTTGGCGTTCCCTCACCCCAACCCCTCTCCACACACGAGGCCGCGCCGTGAAAATCGCGCGGCTGACCGAGTTCGGGATTCCCGAGGCATTCGTCGCCCGTTGGGCCGACACCATCGGTCCGGAGCTGCTCGACTGGCAGGCCGATGCGATTCGCCACTTCAATCTGTTGGGCGACGGCAACCTCATCGCCATCGCGCCGACCTCATCGGGGAAAACGTTTTTGGCCGAGCTGGCCGCGACATCGGCGTTGATGCGTCGCCGCAAGGTCGTCTATATCGCGCCGCTGAAGGCGCTGGTGATGCAGAAATACGAGCGGCTGCGCACGGTCTTTGGGCCGTTGGGATTCCGCGTCGTCGTCTCCACGCGCGACTGGCGCGGCGCCGATGCGCGTCTGCGGCGCGGCGATTTCGATATCGCGGTCACGGTGTATGAAAAATGGCACAATCTGCTGTTGACCCATCTGGATTTGCTGACCACGGTCGATCTTTTGATTCTCGATGAGCCGCAGTTGCTGATCGATCCCAAGCGCGGCCCGACGGTCGCGGCGATTCTCGATGCGGTCGCGGCGGTCCGTCACGATCAACACCGGATCGCATCGGAACGCCGGGCCGCGTTGCGCGTCATCCTGCTGGCGGCGCGTCTCCCCTATGCGGCGCAGTTGTCGTCGTATTTGAACGCGCCGATCCAGACCGTGCACCGCCGTCCGGTCGAGCTGCGGTTGGGCGTGCTCACCAACGGACGGTTTCAATTCCGCGAATACAACACCGCCGACGTCGGTGAGGAAACGCTGCCGTGGGACGATCAACTCCCTGAATCCGAGCGTCCGTTGGCGCTGTTGGCTGCATTGGCCGCGCGCGGCGAACGCATCCTGGTTTTTTGCCCCTCGAAAAACAGTTGCCACCGGCGCGCGCAGGCGCTGGTGGCGCGCCTTCCCTCGACGGTGCGTGTGCTCTCCGAAGAAGAACGCTGGCGGCTGCGCAGCGGACCATCGCTGGCCGCGCCGCTGACCGAGTGGCTCCGCCACGGTGTCGCGGTGCATCACGCCGATCTGACGCCGCATCAGCGCGCAGTCGTGGAAACGCGATTCGCCGCCGGTGATGTGCCGGTGCTCTTCTGTACCGGGACGCTCGCCTGGGGCGTCAATCTCCCGGCAACCACCGTGTTTGTCGACGCGGAGAAATACTCAGGCGGTCCCTATGGCGGACGGCTGATCCCGGTGCCGATCGACCGTCTCGAATTCGAGGGCATGGCGGGACGCGCCGGACGTTTGGGTTTGGCGCATGATACGGCGTCTTGTGGTGAGCGAAGTCGAACCGCCCCGGTCGGGCGCGGCATCCTCTGGAGCAAGACCCCCTGCGAAGCCGACCTGCTGTGGAATGCCTACATCACACCGCACGACTTCTCAACACCCCTCAACACACCGATTGGCTCCCTCTCTCATGGGGAGAGGGTTGGGGTGAGGGAAAGCGATACCGCTGGTGACAGATTCGCTCCGCTCACCACAAGCGAACTCAGTCGAACCACTTGTGGTGAGCGCGGCCGAACTACGTGCGCAAACGGACCCCGCCGGCGGCGGGGCCACCCCCCTTGCGGTGAGCATAGCCGAACCGCCTTGCCTGCTTTCGGTCCCGCACGTCGGCTGCTGGACTGGATCGTCACCGGGCTGGCATCCACTGTCGCCGATGCGCAAGCGCGCGCGCAGCAATCCCCCTTCGGTCCGGCCGATCCCGCCGAAGGTCCTCCCTTGAGGACGGTCTGGGAACCGGCGGCGCAGCGTCTGATCGATGCCCGACTGGTGCAGTGCGACGCCGACCGCAGGTCCTCTTTTGCCGAAGGCCCCCTCTTGGGGGAGGACGGACGTCTGTATGCCACACCGTGCGGCTCGGTGGTCGCCGCCTCCGGCATCGGCATCGAAACCGCTGTCGCGATCACGCGTGCGCTGGAGGGATGCCGCCGCAGGTCCTCTCTTGAGGGCCACAGGTCCTCTCTTGAGAACAGCGACTGCGATCCCGCATCGTGGATCGCGCTGTTGACCACATTACCGGAAGCATCCGATGCGCATCTGCTCTCCGGTGCGCTCCATGCCGAACATCGCCGCGCCATTGCCGCGCTGTGGCGCGATCGTTTCGGCGGTGAGTTTCTCGAAACACTCGCGGAACATTTCGCCGCCGATCCCGCCGCGGTCACGGTGCATTTTCCCAACGAGGCGCCGCAGACGCGCGCGATGCTGACGGCGCTGGCGCTCGATGATTGGGCGGCGGGCATATCGACCGATGAGTTGGAGCATCGTTACCGTCTGCCGATCGGCCGCCTGGCGCCGACCGCGGATTTGATCTCATGGCTGTTGGAAACGACCGCGCTGTTGGCCAAAAACATCGCGTCATCTCGTGGCATTGTCCCCGCGTTGGAACGCGCCGCTTTTGAAGTGCGCCACGGCATCAGTTGGGGCGCCCAGTCGCTGGTGCAGGCGCTCGAAGGCGTGCTGCCCCGTCAGACGCTGTTGGAATTGATCGCCGACGGCTGGAACGATCCGGTCGCGCTCGCCACACGCCGTCCCGACGAACTGATCGGCTATGCGCCGTTGTCGGTGGTCGAGCAGATTCTCAAACGCTGCCGCCAATGGAGTCAACGTGCGGCGAGGGACACCAAGCCAGGTCAATCGGAGTCAAACACACTCTCCATAGAAAACCCAACCACTTGTCCCGAGGGAAGCCGAGGGAAAGGAGAACCCGTCATGTCACCCATCCTCCATCTCGACGGCGCGGCGCATCGCGCGCGCCTCACGGTACAGTTGGCCGGACGGACTGTCTTGCTCCGCGCCAAGAGCTTCAAATACCTGCTGGCCTTGGCGGCGGCGCGTCTGCTCTCGCGCGACGGCTGGATCGCCAAGACCGACATCGAACCCGGCGAAAACCAGATCAAGTATCTCTACCAGTTGCGCCGTGAATTGCGCATCGCTGGTGGTGCGCACAGTCGAATCGCGCGGACCGACACCGATGCCCTGATCGAAAACGACGGACACGGGCATTACCGTCTCGGGCTGCCGCCGCAGGCGATTCAGTTCGATCTGGAACGGTTGCTGACACATCCCGACTGGGACATTCGTGTCCGCGCGGAGCAACTATCCGCGCACGCGCAGTCCGAACGGGCAACAACCACCGCGCACGCGGCGTGAGAAGCAATCGGGGCCCGTCACAAGTCGTAGGGACACCCATCGCTTCGCTCCCCTCGCGTCCGCTTCCCTCGGCTACGCTCGGGACAAGCGGGACAAGCGACGTGTCGTGTCCTCGTTTGAGCACGGGGCACGGCACGCCGCTTGTCCTGAGCGAAGCGAACGGGTGCCCCTACAAGAGGGTATGCGAAAAAATCACCCGCCCAGTTCTGCTTCGAGGCGTTCGATCTCACGCAGGACCGGTTCGGAATGTTCAGACTGGGGATTCAACTGGATGAATCGTTTCCACGCGGCGATGGCATTGCGGGAATCGTTGAGATCGAAACTGTAAATCACGCCGAGGTTAAACCACGCCTGCTGCGCGGTCGAGTCGGCGGCGACGACTTCGTTGAGCAGTGAAATCGCCCGTTCGGGATGACCGGCGGCGCGTTCCATCGTCGCCAGATCGGTTTTGACGTTGAGATTGTCGGGCTGCAACGCCAGCGCGGCGGTGTAGTGTGCGATTGCGCCTGCCGCATCATCGATATCGAAGTAGAGATTCCCCAGCGCCACCCACGCATCGAAGTTGCTCGAATCCTGCGCGAGGATGTCGCTGATGTGCGCGATCTGATGCTGCGCGTTCTCGATAAACTCCGCCTGCATCTGCTCCGGATCGAATGGCTGTTGGCCGGTCGCGTTCGATGACGCGGCGGGCTGCTCGATGTTCGTCTTGACGATGTAAATCGTCACAACAATGACCAGCGCCAGCACCGCGATCATAAACGGGCGGTTGTGCCGTGGAGCGTGGCTTTCGGTCGTTGCGGCGGGGCTGATTGCCTGCCCGCCGGTATCGGCCGTGGACCTGGTATCGTCGCTCATCGTCTCAATATGTCCCAGGACAGACGGTCCGGCAACCGATCTCGCCGACCATACGTAGCAACGCCAACAGGTTGCGTGCCCCGGTCACCCTATAGTGGGACCCCTAATCCGCCGATATAAGGAAATGGCAGCGCTGTAGCAAAGCACAATCACGCAAACGGGGGAACACAGTGGGTTCAGCCGCATCCACCAGCCGACGCTCCGAGAAGCAGAGCAACGCGGGGCCGCAATCCGACACGCGCACGCAAAACAGTTCGCGCGACTTGCACATGCAAAACCTGCCGCGCCCGAACGCCGTCCCGCCGACCGCCAACGAGCGGCTCAAGCCGGTCGACTTCAACGGCAATCACGACGCCGGCGGCGGCGACAAAAGTACGATGACGACCGAGAGCCGGATCCCCACAGAGCCGCACGATGTCTCGCAAGTGCCGAAGGTGCAGTTGCCCAGCGGCGTGGCCTGGCTGAATGGCCGCGCGTTGAGCTTCCCGTCCAGTGTGCGGCTGATTCCCGGCGAGCGGGTCGCGGTGGAAGGACGTCCCTATGAAATCAAACGCGCCCGCATCCTGACTCCGAAGAGCATCACCAGATGGGCCGCGTATGCCGTTTTGGGAATCCTCGCGGCCATCGGCCTGGCGCACATCATCGTCGGCCCGCCGGGCGGCACCATCTCCGGCGTCGTCATCGACGGAGTCAGCGGACGTATTATTCCCGACGCGCGCATCAGCATCATCAATGGCCCGATGGTGCGCACGAATTCCGCGGGGCTGTTTGCCGCCGGCGGATTGCCGACGGGACAATTTACGCTCACGGCGACCGCAATCGGCTATCAGTCGCAAAGCGGCACGGTGATGCGCACGGGCGGCCTCGATGCGCAAATGGCCTTTGTGCTGGCCCCGTTGTCGATCGATACGGCGTTGATGCTGATCGCCGAGGGCACACCGGCGGAACCCGCGCCGGTCGAAGAAACCCCGGCGGAGGAAACCCGGACCTCGGGGCTCGCGTTCGGCCATGTGAAGATCGATGCCGATTTCTCGGACTTTCTGGTCTTCGTGGACAACGTTCTCTACGGCAAGAATACCCCCGAAGTGAAACGTCTGTCGGCGGGCAATCACGCGATCGTTCTGCAAGTCGATGGATTCGAAGATTTCGCATCGAGCGTCACGGTAAAGGCGCGCGCGACGGAGACGCTGAAAGTCCGAAAAGCCGATCTGACGCCGCAAATCAATCCGCTCAAGCGCGCCCGCGGCCACTTTGCCGAGGCCAAGGCGTTTCTGGAGCAGGGCCAGTGGCCCGCGGCGATCGACGAGTACACGAAAGGACTCGAGTACGAGCCGGAGAATGCCGACGCGCTGCAGTATCGCGGCTGGGCGTTTTTGAAATCGGGCAATGCCGTCAAGGCCAAATCCGACTTCGTCCGCGCGGCGCAATTGCACCATGCCGCCAACCGCAATCTGGATGCGGTCACCTGCGCGGGATACTTAATCGAGCTGGAACCGGGTGAGAGCGACCACTGCCGGCGCCGCGCCGAGTATTACATCGCCCTGTCGGAATTCGACAAAGCGATCGATGACTACAAGTCCGCCATCAAGCGCGACAAGAATGCCATCGCGCCGCGCCTCGGTTTGGCGGAAGCACACTTTGCCACCGGAGATTTCCGGGAAGCCGCCAAAGAGTTCGATCGCGCGCGCAAACTCACCGACAAGCCATCGAGCATTTACGTGCGCATGCTCATCGCGCTGACCAATGCAGGACTGGACAAGGACGTTCGCAAAAAGTACGAGGAGCTGACTCAGATCGCCGACCCCGCGTGGCTGGAGTCGCTGCGACAGGATCCGGAGTGGTTGCGCGTTCTGCAGATCGTCGACCCGAGTGAACGGTCATCGGGATAGGTTTCCGACGACACCACGCATCAAAAGGCCCGGACTCGTCACGAGTCCGGGCCTTTCGTCATTGTGGATTCCACTCGGCGTTACGGCTGGACACCGCCGCCAGCAGTCGTGGCCTTGGTGTCCGGCAACTTGCCCGACACCGCGCTGACAAACGCAAATGTCTGATCGGGACGTGCCTGCATGATGATGACTTTCTTGCGGGCGTTGCGGGTCGAATCCATCACGATCTGCCCGGTGACGCCCTCGTGACGGACATTCGACAGCGCCGCCTTCAGGCCCGCATGCGTCAACTCCGGCGCCATTTCCAGGGCGTCGACAACCGCGCCGCCCGCATCGAAACCGAGCGCGGACGATGTGATCGGGGCGTGACCCTCCTGCTCGGTGAACGCGTCAACGAATCCGCGCACCTTCGAGCGGGTCACATCGGCGGAAAAATGGGACGCTATGAAGACGCGGGAATCGTGGTCGAGCGCGTCTCCCGACATCGCAAAAAACTCCGGCGACTCCCAACCGTCGCCGCCCAGGAAGGTGACGGTGAGCTTCGCATTTTTCGCGGCGCGCATGACCGCCGCCGCCTCCGGATAGAATCCGGAAACGAAGATCGCATCCGCCTTGCGCAGTTTGATCTGTTCGATGACATCGCTGAAGTCTGCGCGTCCCGCCGGATACCCGACATGCAACACGATCTCGCCGCCGAGCGCCCGGAACTGGCGGTCGAAGTGCCGCGCCAGCGACTGGGTGTAATCGTGCCGTTCCTCCTGCATGATGGCCACCTTGCGCAGCTTGCGATCGGTATACGCGAACGTGGCCAGTGCCTCCGCCATATCGGGGTCGACGAAGCACACGCGATAGACCCAATCGCCGATGGAGGTGATCGCCGGATTGGTCGCCTCCGGCACCACGAGGGGAATGCCGACATCCTGCGCCGCCACGGCGGCCGCCTGCGTCACCATCGACGTGCTGGAGCCGACGATTGCGATGGGGTTGTACTCACGTGCCAGGACACGCACGCCTTCGGCGGCGAAGATCGGGTCGGAGCGATCATCGTATGACTGAATACGGATCATCGCCCCCTTGATACCCCCCTGCCCATTGGCTTCGGCCACGGCCATCGTCAGACCGGCCAGACACTCGCGCCCGAACGCGGCATCGCGTCCTGTCAGCGACACCACAGCGCCGATGGTAATCGTGGGTTTGTCCTGGGCCGTACTTGTGCCCACGACCAGCAATGGGATGACCAGAGCGAGACAGAGGATACTGACCCCGTGTATGTTCAGTCGTCGCGACGTCCGACTCATGGAAGCACCTCCGGTTCTATCTGCAAGATTAAGGCAGAAAACACGTTCGGCAAGTGCATTCTGCTAACACAAGGAGACCGCGGCACTTGCGGGCGATGTTGCAGCGACCCATTTTGACGCGCGCGAGTGACATTGTCAATACAAACGGCTGTACGCCATATGATTAACTTGATAAATTAAAGTAATAGATCACACAATGATTCCGGTCAGAACCACTCCGGCATGAAGCACACCTGCCGTGGAAATGCACGCTCCAAAATCTCAACAGCTCCGGCGTTGGCTGTCAGCCGCTTTTGCTGTACCAGCTCGGCTGTTACCAGGTGTCCGGAGTAGAGCACACTCCACGCCGCGATCTCGCCGCTCGCCCGCGGCACTCCGCGTTTCGTCGTCCGACTGCGCGTGACACGGGCGCGTCCGCCGCTCCAGCGGATGAGCCAACGGCCGTCGTTCCACTCGCTGGTCGGATCCCCTTGCACATCGGCGCTTACCGCGCCGTCGAGGTCAGCCGGATACCGTCGTTCTTCGATGGCGCGTTTAAAGTCAATGAGCTTAAACTGTATCTTGCTGACCAGCCGCACGTCGGCGATGGGATTAGACAGAAAATCGAGAATCGGGAAGTCGACGGGCAAAAACCACGTAATCTGTCCCGCGTGATCGCGGTAGCTGCGCAGCAATTGCAAAATCGCCGATAAGGCGTAGTCATCGGCCCAGACCGCTTCCTTGACCGCGAGCTTGCGTCCGACCGGGGAAAGCTCGTCCCGCGTTGGCCATCGCGCCGGCGGCGGTTCGATGTCCATCTCGCTGATGACATAGCCGATCGGCTGTGATGCCCGTAAGACCAGATGGACGCGTCGGAGCCCCTGCCGTGCCAACAGCCAGCGAAAACTCCAATACCGCCGATCCCGGGTCACCGGACCCAGGTATCGCCGCCCGAACGCACGCTGCAGCATGTCCAATGTCTTCCATTCGGCCGTCCCATCGACCTCGCGCACCCGGATGCCGCGCAACGTTACCGGCGCGATCTGTGCGGGGGCGAACACGGCATCCCAGTGATGAAACACGTCGGCGTACCCCATGCGCGCGTAAAAATCGTGACGGAAAGGCATGAGTGCCGACAGGGCATATCCCGCCTTGCGCAACTCGGCGTGCGCGCGCGTCATCATCTCCCGCGCCAGTCCGCTGTTGCGATACTCCGGAGCCGTCGCCACCGCTGCGACACCCGACATCGGTACAAACTGTTCACCCACGCGCATCCGGAAGGGGTAGCACCACATCCCCGCCGCCAGTGTGTCGCCGTCCGACGCGCACCAGGCGGTGTCCAGATGCTTCGACATAAAGTCGATGTATTTGTGCCTGTAATCTTCGCTGAGTCCGAAACAGTAGTGAACCAGCCGGCCATAGGCGGGCAGGTCGCGTCGCTGCATGGAACGGATGCGGATCATGCAAAAGGTGATCGATTGCAGGTCACGAACACCGTACCCCCGCTCGGCTGTGACTACTCAGAGGAGATCGTGCGCCGGGTTCCCGGCAATCCGTGCAGGTCAGCCCAAGGGCTGACCCGCACGGAACATGGTATCGATAACCGTCAATCACAGCTCAAAAACACGGCACGTCCTGTGGACGGCGAATTCACGCAGAACATTGTGCGCCGGGTTCCCGGCAATCCGTGCAGGTCAGCCCAAGGGCTGACCCGCACGGAATATGGTATCGATAACCGTCAATCACAGGTCAAAAGCACGGCACGTCCTGTGGATGGCGAATTCACGCAGAACATTGTGCGCCAAGTTCCTGACACTCTGTGCCGGTCAGCCCTTGGGCTGACCCGCACGCGGTGCCGATCGCACGTTTACGGTTTCGGCTTGCGCGACGCATTCAGAATCCGTGTCTGCAAGTCGGTCGCATCGCGGCTGATCACAGCCGAGAGCGAATCGGCCGTGCCGAAGTCGCCGCGGTCGATCAACGGCTGGATCGCCGGGATGCGTCCGCTCAGTTCGGCGATGTCCTCCCGGAACATCGCGATGTCGACCTTCGTGCCCTTTCCGGTCGGGGCACCGGCCAGCGTGTCGGAACACGCCTCGACCGAGCGGACGGCCAGATCGAGCATGCGCTGCGACTGCGCGCCGCGTTCGCCGCGTCCGCGCACGGCGGCGTCACGCGCCGCCACTGCGAGGTTGCGTGTCTCGATGTACATCTCTTTGGCGGTGCCGTATGAGCGGAACAGACGGAATCGCTTGTCTTGTTTGGCCTTTTCCTCGTTGGCGCGATCCAGCGATTCGGTGGCGCGGCCGAGCTCGGCCGGGGCGAATCGCTCGGCCTCCGCATCGCGCGCCGCATTGACCGCGGCGATGGCGTCGGATTCTTCCTGATCGGGCGGTGCGCTGCATCCGACCAGCATCAGCGCCACGAATGCAACGACCAGCCACTGCCCCAGTGCTCGGTACGACAGCGGATATGCATGTGTCCGATTCATCGGTCCTCCCCGGCGGATTGACTGTGTCGTTTTCACCACGGCGGCGGTGCAGAAGTTCCCAGCCCCGGACCCAAAAGACAGGCATTCAGGAACAGACGTTTGGTGCCGTGGAAGTATGAGCGGAAATATGGGCTGTCGGCAAACAGAATCACCTGGCCTTTGCCCTTCGATTCGCGCGTGGCGTAGGCGGTGTTGGCCCAGCGTTCGCGCGATTCGGGCCAGAGCAGTCCGGCCATGCGCATCGATCCGGCGTCGGCGATCCGTGCCGCCGCCTGTACCGGCGGCTTGACCATGAGCGCATCCTTGGTGTACACGATTGCGCTGGCCCGTCCGGCGGCGCCGAAAGTCAGCCAATGTTCCGAATTCAGCTCCAGTTGCATGATGACGCCGCGTGGCTGGAACAGACGCGCGCGGTCATCGCGATGTCGCAACGCGTCCGCGTCTTTAGTGTCGGCTTCTTTATCCTCGCGCTTGTCGCCGGGCTGTTTACCGGCGGACCAATTCCACACCGCGTTGGAGTCGACGGTGGCGGTCCGGGCCGCCCGCTCTTCGGCGACCGCGCGCTCGTACGCGCTCAAGTCTTCCAGGACGTCGCCGCGCTCACGGGCCGCCGACAGGCCGCTGGACGAGTCGGCACAGAAAAACGCCGATGATCCTTCGGCGATGAGCGTCCCGCCCTGCTCGACCCATGTGGAGAGCTTCTTGGCTCCCTCGTCGCCGATGCGGGATGACGGATCGCCCCAGTACGACGGCAGGATCAGGACATTGAACGCAGAGAGGTCGTAGTCGGAAAGCTGTCCGACATCCAGCAGCGACATCCGTGACCGCAACTCGAAGTCGAGCAGGTACCACAAGACGCCCACCGACGTGAAATCATGATCGGACCCGATGAACATCCCGATGCGCGGCGCCCGCAAGACTTCAAACAGGTCCGAACCGAGATCCGGGTCTCCGGACGAATAGTTTGTCGAGGAACCGATGATGGTGACGCCGGTCTCCCCGGCAATCGCGCGCAGCGCCTCTTCCAGATCGGGGCCGTTCTCGTGCTTTCGCAACAGCAATGTCCCCGCCGCGAACTTCTGTTCCTGATGGACAAAGGGACGCAGGGACGCCCGTACCGACAGTCCTGCATCGAAGATGCGCACCAGCGCATTCATGCTGCGGTCATCGATCGTGGGAATCAGAAAGCCGTAGGTGGGCTCGGGATTTAACACTTTTCCCCGGCCCGGTGACGGCGGCTCAAGGACCGCTTCGGATGCGGCGGCGGGGATGGACGCCGCGTACGTGATGTCCAGATCATACGCGAGCGCCAGCGACCAACTGGTGACCTCATACAGCCGCGTGTCGTTGCCCTTCTCCACCTCGCGCCGTTCCTCCTGCAGGAATTGGGGCGACAGATGCGGATCGAACTCGAGCATGGCCTTCGCCAGCAGCCCGCGCGGTTGCTGCAGAGGGATCAGGTATGTTCCGGCGGGAAAAGTCCGGCGGGCCTTCTTGCTGTACCCGTCGACGACGTCCGCCGCAAACGACGACGTGGCGCGTATCAGTTGCAATCCGTGACGCAGTATCGTGGAGACGAAGCGATGCTCGCGTCCGGTGTTCTCTCCGGGCGCCAGGATGAATGCCCCACGCAATCCCTCATGACGACCGGTGATGCCGTCGCGGTGGAAATCGGCATAGTCCGACAACAGGCGTGCCCGGTTTTGGGCGGCGGTCTGCAAGTTGGCCAGCGAACTGACAGTCTGCTGCGCGACGCACTGGCTGTAGTGAAGCACGTCGCCGGAGTACTTCCTGACCGGTGAGCCGCCGGTGCCCGCCTGTTCGTAGAGGATGCCGATCGCGCCGGTGAACAGGGTCCAGGCGGAGCCGTACCCCGGATACCACTCTTCATGCCAGTCGCCGGTGTAGTAGCTCCAGCCGCGTTGATCGAATGCGCGTCCCTGATCGGCGGCGAAGACATCCCACCAGCGACGGATAGTTTTGGTGATGTTGGCGTTGAGGGGCTCGCGCCCCGGCGAGAACAAGTAGGTGCTGTAGGCGCCCATTTCGTGCGCGTCGACAGCGATTTGCGGACTCCACGCATTGATGACGCTCACGCGCGCGTTGGTTTCGGGATGCACCAATGGCAGCCAGTCGCGATTCAGATCGAAGAGATAGTGATTGGCCCTCCCCCACGGCCAGAATCCCTCATGCTGCAAATCGCGCGCGTAGCTGCTGGGGACTGCACCAGTGTAGGCATACACCTGCGCGAGGTAGCGTTCGCGACCATCGGGATTCTGCGACGGATCGATGAGCGTGACGACATTCTCCCGGATCCGGCGCGTGTCCTCATCGGTGGCGGCGGCCAGATGGTACGCCGTCCACAGCGCCGCATCGACGCCGGAAATTTCATCGCCGTGAATCGAGTACCCCATCCACGCGACCGCCGGAGTGCCCGAGACGATGTCCTGCT
This region includes:
- a CDS encoding DUF4398 domain-containing protein — protein: MNRTHAYPLSYRALGQWLVVAFVALMLVGCSAPPDQEESDAIAAVNAARDAEAERFAPAELGRATESLDRANEEKAKQDKRFRLFRSYGTAKEMYIETRNLAVAARDAAVRGRGERGAQSQRMLDLAVRSVEACSDTLAGAPTGKGTKVDIAMFREDIAELSGRIPAIQPLIDRGDFGTADSLSAVISRDATDLQTRILNASRKPKP
- a CDS encoding GNAT family N-acetyltransferase produces the protein MIRIRSMQRRDLPAYGRLVHYCFGLSEDYRHKYIDFMSKHLDTAWCASDGDTLAAGMWCYPFRMRVGEQFVPMSGVAAVATAPEYRNSGLAREMMTRAHAELRKAGYALSALMPFRHDFYARMGYADVFHHWDAVFAPAQIAPVTLRGIRVREVDGTAEWKTLDMLQRAFGRRYLGPVTRDRRYWSFRWLLARQGLRRVHLVLRASQPIGYVISEMDIEPPPARWPTRDELSPVGRKLAVKEAVWADDYALSAILQLLRSYRDHAGQITWFLPVDFPILDFLSNPIADVRLVSKIQFKLIDFKRAIEERRYPADLDGAVSADVQGDPTSEWNDGRWLIRWSGGRARVTRSRTTKRGVPRASGEIAAWSVLYSGHLVTAELVQQKRLTANAGAVEILERAFPRQVCFMPEWF
- a CDS encoding M14 family metallopeptidase, yielding MMFGLGTPAGCRWTTIAVGLLLLVATDANAGQWPLLSEGAVADYFTETTYDPAVPSPDSVLGYPLGSRPTRYNEAINYLRVLSDMSPRVEMIEIGRTYEGRTLYTFIVSHEDNIAQRESIRADLARLTRPNLDGTIPGEQDIVSGTPAVAWMGYSIHGDEISGVDAALWTAYHLAAATDEDTRRIRENVVTLIDPSQNPDGRERYLAQVYAYTGAVPSSYARDLQHEGFWPWGRANHYLFDLNRDWLPLVHPETNARVSVINAWSPQIAVDAHEMGAYSTYLFSPGREPLNANITKTIRRWWDVFAADQGRAFDQRGWSYYTGDWHEEWYPGYGSAWTLFTGAIGILYEQAGTGGSPVRKYSGDVLHYSQCVAQQTVSSLANLQTAAQNRARLLSDYADFHRDGITGRHEGLRGAFILAPGENTGREHRFVSTILRHGLQLIRATSSFAADVVDGYSKKARRTFPAGTYLIPLQQPRGLLAKAMLEFDPHLSPQFLQEERREVEKGNDTRLYEVTSWSLALAYDLDITYAASIPAAASEAVLEPPSPGRGKVLNPEPTYGFLIPTIDDRSMNALVRIFDAGLSVRASLRPFVHQEQKFAAGTLLLRKHENGPDLEEALRAIAGETGVTIIGSSTNYSSGDPDLGSDLFEVLRAPRIGMFIGSDHDFTSVGVLWYLLDFELRSRMSLLDVGQLSDYDLSAFNVLILPSYWGDPSSRIGDEGAKKLSTWVEQGGTLIAEGSSAFFCADSSSGLSAARERGDVLEDLSAYERAVAEERAARTATVDSNAVWNWSAGKQPGDKREDKEADTKDADALRHRDDRARLFQPRGVIMQLELNSEHWLTFGAAGRASAIVYTKDALMVKPPVQAAARIADAGSMRMAGLLWPESRERWANTAYATRESKGKGQVILFADSPYFRSYFHGTKRLFLNACLLGPGLGTSAPPPW